One region of Camelina sativa cultivar DH55 chromosome 6, Cs, whole genome shotgun sequence genomic DNA includes:
- the LOC109133447 gene encoding immediate early response 3-interacting protein 1-like, translating into MGFWTLLKGLLLFVNALAILNEDRFLVPKGWTLVELHHTGRRNSPKGQIIGLIHACQYMRLPLMLINTAVIVMKLIFS; encoded by the coding sequence ATGGGCTTCTGGACACTATTAAAAGGTCTGCTGCTCTTTGTGAATGCACTGGCGATCCTCAACGAAGACCGTTTCCTTGTTCCAAAAGGATGGACGCTAGTAGAACTCCACCATACCGGTAGAAGAAACTCTCCCAAAGGCCAAATCATCGGTCTAATCCATGCCTGCCAGTACATGAGACTCCCCCTCATGCTTATTAACACTGCAGTCATCGTAATGAAGCTTATCTTcagttga
- the LOC104791679 gene encoding uncharacterized protein LOC104791679, producing MASFSLSRSLLVLLLIVISLFSTFSLSEATSFTFSFTSSNKNASFESQDIALFGDAKLVDNGSSVQLTDSVIHGGGRVVYKKPIESVKNIGNEYFAGFSTVFSFSMSPGGGRLGFVVFPVNGTFDHSLFQVKFDTSDKFTKFGDPSVAVIVDGATVPEMILSFKMANLVKTEKVLLYAWINYQAGGKFLEVRLSKSKSFESVLPLVFDRIDLSAMLKYEDEFMVGVNSYSGNVNLHSWSLEVRRSEYEHSWAVVMVEELEKKEAVKKRRKERIWEIVTCFVMTFGSTGLIFFAMMHIWAAFKRNNLAMVMQEECGIKTKEFGYEKMEKMEVVMSKANAKQEAK from the coding sequence ATGGCGAGCTTCAGTCTCTCCAGGTCACTCCTGGTCCTACTCCTGATTGTCATCTCATTGTTCTCCACATTCTCGCTTTCGGAAGCGACCTCGTTCACTTTCTCGTTCACGAGTTCCAATAAAAATGCGAGCTTTGAGTCCCAAGACATTGCTCTGTTCGGCGACGCTAAGCTTGTCGATAACGGATCTTCAGTTCAGCTGACTGATTCTGTGATTCACGGCGGTGGGCGAGTCGTCTACAAGAAACCCATTGAGTCGGTAAAGAATATAGGAAATGAGTATTTCGCTGGATTCTCtactgttttctctttctccatgTCTCCTGGTGGTGGGAGACTCGGGTTTGTCGTGTTTCCTGTTAACGGAACATTTGATCACTCTCTATTCCAAGTAAAGTTCGATACTTCTGACAAATTCACCAAGTTTGGAGATCCGAGTGTCGCGGTGATTGTTGATGGTGCTACGGTTCCTGAGATGATTCTCAGTTTCAAGATGGCAAACTTGGTGAAGACGGAGAAGGTGTTGTTGTACGCTTGGATTAATTACCAAGCTGGTGGCAAGTTCTTGGAAGTCCGGTTAAGCAAATCTAAAAGCTTTGAGTCTGTTCTTCCTCTGGTGTTTGATCGGATTGATTTGTCAGCAATGTTGAAATATGAGGATGAGTTCATGGTTGGTGTCAATTCGTATAGTGGAAACGTTAATCTTCATTCTTGGAGCTTAGAAGTGAGACGCTCCGAGTATGAGCACTCTTGGGCGGTGGTAATGGTGGAAGAACTTGAAAAAAAGGAGGctgtgaagaagaggagaaaagagaggatATGGGAGATTGTGACTTGCTTCGTCATGACGTTTGGATCAACAGGGCTTATCTTCTTTGCCATGATGCATATTTGGGCAGctttcaaaagaaacaatcttgCTATGGTGATGCAAGAGGAGTGTGGGATCAAGACCAAGGAGTTTGGGtatgagaagatggagaaaatgGAAGTTGTGATGAGTAAAGctaatgcaaaacaagaagcgAAGTGA
- the LOC104791680 gene encoding fructokinase-like 1, chloroplastic — protein MASLLLFPHLHHFDSSSLDRREILVARNSPKPRQFLLSPRASINGGAAAETAVKPSRKGRKKKQQTSTVIEKDDTEENGAIETDAELNPELEDYDDGIEFPYDDPPLVCCFGAVQKEFVPVVRAHDNPMHPDIYSQWKMLQWDPPEFGRAPGGPPSNVAISHVRLGGRAAFMGKVGGDEFGDELVLMMNQERVQTRAVKFDENLKTACTRVKIKFEDGKMKAETVKEPPEDSLLASELNLAVLKEARIFHFNSEVLTSPTMESTLFKAIQWSKKFGGLIFFDLNLPLPLWRSRNETRKLIKKAWDEADIIEVSQQELEFLLDEDYYERRRNYTPQYFAEDFDQTKNRRDYYHYTPEEIKPLWHDKLKLLVVTDGTLRLHYYTPTFDGVVVGTEDVLITPFTCDRTGSGDAVVAGIMRKLTTCPEMFEDQDVLERQLRFAVAAGIIAQWTIGAVRGFPTESAAQNLKEQVYVPSMW, from the exons ATggcttcacttcttctttttcctcacCTTCAccattttgattcttcttcactAGATCGTAGAGAGATACTAGTAGCTCGTAATTCACCAAAACCAAGgcaatttcttctttctccgaGAGCTTCAATCAATGGCGGAGCAGCAGCGGAAACCGCCGTCAAACCTAGTCGCaaagggaggaagaagaagcaacaaaccTCGACTGTAATTGAGAAAGACGACACCGAGGAGAACGGTGCTATCGAGACTGATGCTGAATTGAATCCGGAGTTAGAGGACTACGACGACGGGATCGAGTTCCCGTACGACGATCCGCCTCTAGTGTGCTGTTTCGGAGCCGTGCAGAAGGAGTTTGTTCCGGTGGTGAGAGCCCATGATAACCCTATGCATCCTGATATTTACTCGCAGTGGAAGATGCTGCAGTGGGATCCGCCGGAGTTTGGGAGAGCTCCTGGAGGTCCGCCGTCGAATGTGGCTATCTCTCATGTTCGGTTAGGTGGGAGAGCGGCGTTTATGGGAAAAGTTGGTGGAGATGAGTTCGGGGATGAGCTTGTTTTGATGATGAACCAGGAGAGAGTTCAGACGAGAGCTGTGAAATTCgatgaaaatttaaaaactgcTTGTACTCGTGTTAAGATCAAGTTTGAAGACGGGAAAATGAAGGCGGAGACGGTGAAAGAGCCCCCGGAGGACTCGCTTCTTGCTTCAGAACTCAATTTAGCTGTGCTTAAAGAG GCGaggatttttcattttaattcaGAAGTGTTGACGTCTCCTACAATGGAATCAACTCTTTTTAAGGCTATACAGTGGTCTAAAAAGTTTGGAGGGCTTATTTTCTTTGACTTGAATCTGCCATTACCGCTATGGAGATCGCGGAATGAGACTAGGAAGTTGATCAAGAAAGCATGGGATGAAGCAGACATCATTGAAGTTTCACAGCAAGAGCTTGAGTTTCTGCTTGATGAGGATTACTATGAGAGGAGAAGAAACTACACACCGCAATACTTTGCTGAGGATTTTGATCAGACGAAGAACCGAAGAGACTATTACCATTACACACCAGAGGAAATCAAGCCATTGTGGCATGACAAGCTGAAGCTATTGGTTGTGACTGATGGAACGCTCCGGCTTCATTACTATACTCCTACTTTTGATGGAGTTGTGGTTGGAACAGAAGATGTGCTTATAACTCCTTTCACCTGTGATAGGACAGGTTCTGGTGATGCTGTTGTTGCAGGGATAATGAGAAAGCTAACAACTTGTCCTGAAATGTTCGAGGACCAAGATGTGTTGGAGCGACAGCTCAGGTTTGCAGTTGCTGCTGGGATCATAGCGCAGTGGACAATTGGTGCAGTAAGAGGTTTCCCTACTGAAAGCGCGGCGCAAAATTTGAAAGAACAAGTATATGTTCCATCAATGTGGTAg